In Acidovorax sp. GBBC 1281, a single window of DNA contains:
- a CDS encoding arginine/lysine/ornithine decarboxylase — MKFRFPIVIIDEDYRSENTSGLGIRALAQAIESEGFEVLGVTSYGDLSQFAQQQSRASAFILSIDDEEFTLGSGLDPIVLSLRTFIAEVRRKNSDVPIYVHGETKTSRHLPNDILRELHGFIHMFEDTPEFVARHIIREAKSYLESVQPPFFKALLDYAEDGSYSWHCPGHSGGVAFLKSPVGQMFHQFFGENMLRADVCNAVEELGQLLDHNGAIGESERNAARIFNADHCFFVTNGTSTSNKMVWHHTVAPGDVVVVDRNCHKSILHSIIMTGAIPVFMKPTRNHFGIIGPIPQSEFEPEAIQAKIRANPLLKGVDAKAVKPRVLTLTQSTYDGVLYNTETIKGMLDGYVDNLHFDEAWLPHAAFHPFYGSYHAMGKKRARPKHSVVYATQSIHKLLAGISQASHVLVQDSQTVKLDRPLFNEAYLMHTSTSPQYSIIASCDVAAAMMEPPGGTALVEESLLEALDFRRAMRKVEEEFGKDDWWFKVWGPDKLVDEGLGRAEDWVIRSDGKGKKNHASKWHGFGQLADGFNMLDPIKSTIVTPGLNLDGKFDENGIPASIVTKYLAEHGVVVEKTGLYSFFIMFTIGITKGRWNTLLTALQQFKDDYEKNQPMWRILPEFCQQHKRYERMGLRDLCQHVHQLYAKYDIARLTTEMYLSDLTPSMKPSDAYAHIAHRKTERVEIDALEGRITTSLITPYPPGIPLLIPGEVFNKKIVDYLKFSREFSKLCPGFETDIHGLVEIEDDNGNVRYYADCVAAAPQPPSARKSRKNAPAAEDIVQVGSDGPFGRKV, encoded by the coding sequence ATGAAATTCCGCTTTCCCATCGTCATCATCGACGAGGACTATCGTTCCGAGAACACGTCGGGCCTGGGCATCCGCGCGCTGGCGCAGGCCATCGAGTCGGAGGGCTTCGAGGTGCTGGGCGTCACGAGCTACGGCGACCTGTCGCAGTTCGCGCAGCAGCAAAGCCGCGCGAGCGCGTTCATCCTGTCGATCGACGACGAGGAGTTCACCCTCGGCTCGGGCCTGGACCCCATCGTGCTGAGCCTGCGCACCTTCATCGCCGAGGTGCGCCGCAAGAACTCCGACGTGCCGATCTACGTGCACGGCGAGACCAAGACCAGCCGCCACCTGCCCAACGACATCCTGCGGGAGTTGCACGGCTTCATCCACATGTTCGAGGACACGCCGGAGTTCGTGGCCCGCCACATCATCCGCGAAGCCAAGAGCTACCTGGAGAGCGTGCAGCCGCCGTTCTTCAAGGCGCTGCTGGACTATGCCGAAGACGGCTCGTACAGCTGGCACTGCCCCGGCCACTCCGGCGGCGTGGCGTTCCTCAAGAGCCCCGTGGGACAGATGTTCCACCAGTTCTTCGGCGAGAACATGCTGCGCGCCGACGTGTGCAATGCGGTCGAGGAACTGGGCCAGCTGCTGGACCACAACGGCGCCATCGGCGAGAGCGAGCGCAATGCCGCGCGCATCTTCAATGCAGACCACTGCTTCTTCGTGACCAACGGCACCAGCACGTCCAACAAGATGGTGTGGCACCACACGGTGGCGCCCGGCGATGTGGTGGTGGTGGACCGCAACTGCCACAAGTCCATCCTGCACAGCATCATCATGACGGGCGCCATTCCGGTGTTCATGAAGCCCACGCGCAACCACTTCGGCATCATCGGCCCGATCCCCCAGTCGGAGTTCGAGCCCGAGGCGATCCAGGCCAAGATCCGCGCCAATCCGCTGCTCAAGGGCGTGGATGCCAAGGCTGTGAAGCCGCGCGTTCTCACGCTCACGCAATCCACCTACGACGGCGTGCTCTACAACACCGAAACCATCAAGGGCATGCTCGACGGCTACGTGGACAACCTGCATTTCGACGAGGCCTGGCTGCCGCACGCGGCTTTCCACCCGTTCTACGGCAGCTACCACGCGATGGGCAAGAAGCGCGCGCGGCCCAAGCACTCGGTGGTTTATGCCACGCAGTCCATCCACAAGCTGCTGGCCGGCATCAGCCAGGCCAGCCACGTGCTGGTGCAGGACTCGCAGACGGTGAAGCTCGACCGGCCGCTGTTCAACGAGGCGTACCTGATGCACACCTCGACCTCGCCGCAGTACAGCATCATCGCCAGCTGCGACGTGGCCGCCGCGATGATGGAGCCGCCCGGCGGAACGGCGCTGGTCGAGGAAAGCCTGCTCGAAGCCCTGGACTTCCGCCGCGCGATGCGCAAGGTGGAAGAGGAGTTCGGCAAGGACGACTGGTGGTTCAAGGTGTGGGGTCCGGACAAGCTCGTGGACGAGGGCCTGGGCCGCGCCGAGGACTGGGTCATCCGCAGCGACGGCAAGGGCAAGAAGAACCACGCCAGCAAGTGGCACGGCTTCGGCCAGCTGGCCGACGGCTTCAACATGCTGGACCCGATCAAGTCCACCATCGTCACGCCGGGCCTGAACCTGGACGGCAAGTTCGACGAGAACGGCATTCCCGCCTCCATCGTGACCAAGTACCTGGCCGAGCACGGCGTGGTGGTGGAGAAGACGGGGCTCTACAGCTTCTTCATCATGTTCACCATCGGCATCACCAAGGGTCGCTGGAACACGCTGCTGACGGCGCTGCAGCAGTTCAAGGACGACTACGAGAAGAACCAGCCGATGTGGCGCATCCTTCCGGAGTTCTGCCAGCAGCACAAGCGCTACGAGCGCATGGGCCTGCGCGATCTGTGCCAGCACGTGCACCAGCTCTATGCCAAGTACGACATCGCGCGCCTGACCACCGAGATGTACCTGTCGGACCTGACGCCGTCGATGAAGCCCAGCGACGCCTATGCGCACATCGCGCACCGCAAGACCGAGCGCGTGGAGATCGATGCGCTGGAAGGCCGCATCACGACCAGCCTGATCACGCCGTACCCGCCCGGCATTCCGCTGCTCATTCCGGGCGAGGTCTTCAACAAGAAGATCGTGGATTACCTCAAGTTCTCGCGCGAGTTCTCCAAGCTGTGCCCCGGCTTCGAGACCGACATCCACGGGCTGGTGGAGATCGAGGACGACAACGGCAACGTGCGCTACTACGCCGATTGCGTGGCTGCCGCGCCGCAGCCGCCGTCCGCGCGCAAGAGCCGCAAGAACGCGCCCGCCGCCGAGGACATCGTGCAGGTG
- a CDS encoding NfeD family protein, with product MEQSTLWWLMAGGAVAVELFTGTFYLLMLAIGLAAGALAAHAGGSVAAQLLAAAVVGSAGVVSCYVFRKKNPGAQPASSNRDVNMDVGESVNVEIWNSDGTAQVRYRGAQWTVVLRPGNAPSSGMHRVAEVIGNRLLVDKL from the coding sequence ATAGAGCAATCCACCCTCTGGTGGCTGATGGCGGGAGGGGCCGTTGCCGTGGAGCTGTTCACGGGCACGTTCTACCTGCTCATGCTGGCCATCGGCCTGGCCGCCGGCGCCCTCGCGGCCCACGCGGGCGGCTCGGTCGCGGCGCAACTGCTGGCGGCGGCCGTGGTCGGTTCCGCGGGCGTGGTGAGCTGCTATGTGTTCCGTAAAAAGAACCCGGGCGCCCAGCCCGCATCGAGCAACCGCGATGTGAACATGGATGTGGGCGAGTCCGTGAACGTGGAGATCTGGAACTCCGACGGCACCGCGCAGGTGCGTTACCGCGGCGCCCAATGGACGGTGGTCCTGCGCCCCGGCAATGCCCCCTCCTCCGGCATGCACCGCGTGGCGGAAGTCATCGGCAACCGGCTGCTGGTCGACAAGCTCTGA
- a CDS encoding SPFH domain-containing protein produces MEIIALVIVVIAGIFIARSVKVVPQQNAWVKERLGKYAGTLTPGLNFLVPFVDRVAYKHSLKEIPLDVPSQVCITRDNTQLQVDGILYFQVTDPMRASYGSSNYIMAVTQLAQTSLRSVIGKLELDKTFEERDIINAQVVQAIDEAALNWGVKVLRYEIKDLTPPAEILRSMQAQITAEREKRALIAASEGRRQEQINIATGEREAFIARSEGEKQAQINNAQGEAASITAVAEATAQAIERVAAAIRQPGGEQAVQLKVAERAVDAYGKVAADATTTLIVPSNMSEVSALIGSAMKMVQTTQRAP; encoded by the coding sequence ATGGAAATCATCGCCCTCGTCATCGTCGTCATCGCCGGCATCTTCATCGCACGCTCGGTGAAGGTGGTTCCCCAACAGAACGCCTGGGTCAAGGAGCGGCTGGGCAAATATGCCGGCACCCTCACGCCGGGGCTGAACTTCCTCGTGCCGTTCGTCGACCGCGTGGCCTATAAACACAGCCTCAAGGAAATTCCGCTGGACGTGCCCAGCCAGGTCTGCATCACGCGTGACAACACCCAGCTGCAGGTGGACGGCATTCTCTACTTCCAGGTGACCGACCCCATGCGCGCCAGCTACGGCTCCAGCAACTACATCATGGCCGTCACCCAGCTGGCCCAAACGTCGCTGCGCAGCGTGATCGGCAAGCTCGAACTCGACAAGACCTTCGAAGAGCGCGACATCATCAATGCCCAGGTGGTCCAGGCGATCGACGAGGCCGCTTTGAACTGGGGCGTGAAGGTGCTGCGCTACGAAATCAAGGACCTCACGCCACCGGCCGAAATCCTGCGATCCATGCAGGCGCAGATCACGGCCGAGCGCGAAAAACGCGCCCTCATCGCCGCCTCGGAAGGCCGCCGCCAGGAGCAGATCAACATCGCCACCGGCGAGCGCGAAGCATTCATCGCACGGTCGGAGGGCGAAAAGCAGGCGCAGATCAACAACGCCCAGGGCGAGGCCGCCTCCATCACGGCCGTGGCCGAAGCCACCGCCCAGGCCATCGAGCGAGTCGCCGCGGCCATCCGGCAGCCGGGCGGCGAACAGGCCGTGCAGCTGAAGGTGGCCGAGCGCGCCGTGGACGCGTACGGCAAGGTGGCCGCGGATGCGACCACCACGCTGATCGTGCCCAGCAACATGAGCGAAGTGTCCGCCCTGATCGGCTCCGCCATGAAGATGGTTCAAACGACCCAACGCGCGCCTTGA
- a CDS encoding DUF6538 domain-containing protein → MFYLHTRVGKKQFKRSLGTRDPQLAKLRALDYLRAIAMGAVAQIELQTA, encoded by the coding sequence ATGTTCTACCTGCACACGCGTGTAGGTAAGAAACAGTTCAAACGTTCCCTTGGTACTCGTGATCCACAGCTCGCTAAACTGCGAGCCTTGGACTACCTGCGTGCCATTGCGATGGGCGCTGTTGCACAAATCGAATTGCAGACGGCATGA
- a CDS encoding IS5 family transposase — protein sequence MTETKNRQRSKYRTTNWKAYNAALKARGSLTMWLDEGMQWFGTPTGRRGRSRTFSDAAIQFCLSIKCLFGQPLRQALGMVQSLLRLAKLDWPVPDFSTVCRRQKTLQVELSYQRTNSPLQLLVDSTGIKFLGEGEWKRKKHGAEYRREWRKVHLGIDAQTLEIRAIEVTSNAIGDAPMLPGLLAQIPTDESIESVSADGAYDTRACLDAIAERHAMAVIPPRKNASHWKKSSPGSAHRNEAIRACQRLGRGIWKKWSGYHRRSLVETKMHCFKRLGERVIARTFDRQVVELHVRVALLNRFSQIGRPHTVSVTAVA from the coding sequence GTGACAGAGACGAAGAACAGGCAGCGGAGCAAGTACCGCACGACGAACTGGAAGGCGTACAACGCGGCGCTGAAAGCGCGAGGCTCGTTGACGATGTGGCTAGATGAGGGCATGCAGTGGTTTGGCACGCCGACCGGCAGGCGTGGACGCAGCCGAACCTTCTCGGACGCAGCAATCCAGTTCTGCCTGAGCATCAAGTGCCTGTTCGGCCAGCCCTTGCGACAGGCGCTGGGCATGGTGCAGAGCCTGCTGCGGCTGGCAAAGCTGGACTGGCCGGTACCTGACTTCAGCACTGTTTGCCGGCGCCAAAAGACCTTGCAGGTCGAACTGAGCTACCAGCGAACCAACTCGCCGCTGCAGTTGCTGGTGGACAGCACCGGCATCAAGTTCCTGGGCGAAGGAGAGTGGAAACGCAAGAAGCATGGTGCTGAATACCGGCGCGAATGGCGCAAGGTCCATCTGGGCATCGACGCGCAGACGCTGGAAATACGCGCCATCGAGGTGACCAGCAACGCCATTGGGGATGCGCCGATGTTGCCCGGGTTGCTGGCTCAGATTCCCACTGACGAATCCATCGAAAGCGTCAGTGCCGATGGCGCCTACGACACGCGCGCCTGCCTGGACGCCATTGCCGAGCGGCACGCGATGGCGGTGATCCCGCCCCGCAAGAACGCCAGCCATTGGAAGAAGTCGAGTCCGGGCTCGGCGCATCGTAATGAGGCCATTCGGGCGTGCCAGCGCCTGGGTCGCGGCATTTGGAAGAAGTGGAGCGGCTACCACCGGCGCAGCCTTGTGGAGACGAAGATGCACTGCTTCAAGCGACTGGGCGAACGGGTGATCGCGCGCACGTTCGACCGCCAGGTTGTGGAGCTGCATGTCCGCGTGGCCTTGCTCAATCGGTTCAGTCAGATCGGCCGTCCTCACACCGTGTCGGTGACTGCTGTGGCATAG